The proteins below are encoded in one region of Candidatus Krumholzibacteriia bacterium:
- a CDS encoding amino acid permease, giving the protein MAASPQVALEPERGFHRELGLFDATMLVAGSMIGSGIFIVSADIARDVGSAGWLLLVWVLTGVVTVMGALTYAELSAMMPQAGGQYVFLREAYSPLWGFLYGWTVFVVIQTGSIAAVSVAFAKFLGVLIPPLGTDQILFRKSGLDIFWSFPLPWMEEPIVFFQRQEFTISAGQLVAVVVVAILTWVNCRGVQAGKKVQNFFTVGKTVGLVALILVGLTVAADMDVIRANLGNAWGAIRETPRYIGLERMLPLGSGALILMVLGGTMVGSLFSADAWNNITFTAGEIKDPRRNLPRSLVLGAVLVIGLYLLANLAFVTSLPVAGTEGALTPLERGIAHAQDDRVGTAVLELASPKLGVALMALAIMMSTFGCVNGMTLMGARLYYAMAQDRLFFQAVGRLNERGVPAAGLILQGVWSAVLVFTGTYSELLDYVIFAVLFFYVLTAAGLFVLRRKQPDLERPYKVWGYPFLPGAYAVLCLLIMLDLLVVRPVYTWPGLFLVLSGIPVYWLWRRHPRRAASQIS; this is encoded by the coding sequence GATCGGCTCCGGAATCTTCATCGTCTCTGCCGACATCGCCAGGGACGTGGGTTCCGCCGGCTGGCTGCTCCTCGTCTGGGTGCTGACCGGTGTCGTCACCGTGATGGGGGCGCTCACCTACGCCGAGCTGTCCGCCATGATGCCCCAAGCCGGCGGCCAGTACGTGTTTCTTCGCGAGGCCTACAGCCCGCTCTGGGGTTTCCTTTACGGCTGGACGGTCTTCGTCGTGATCCAAACCGGTTCGATCGCCGCCGTCTCGGTGGCCTTCGCCAAATTCCTCGGCGTCCTCATCCCCCCACTCGGCACCGATCAGATCCTGTTCCGGAAGTCCGGCCTCGATATCTTCTGGTCCTTCCCGCTGCCTTGGATGGAAGAGCCCATCGTCTTCTTCCAGCGGCAGGAGTTCACCATCTCCGCGGGTCAGTTGGTGGCGGTGGTGGTGGTCGCCATCCTCACCTGGGTCAACTGCCGCGGTGTCCAAGCCGGGAAGAAGGTGCAGAACTTCTTCACCGTGGGCAAGACGGTGGGCCTGGTGGCGTTGATCCTGGTGGGCCTGACGGTGGCGGCCGACATGGACGTCATCCGCGCCAACCTGGGCAACGCCTGGGGCGCCATCCGGGAGACACCCCGGTACATCGGCCTGGAGCGCATGCTGCCGCTCGGCAGCGGCGCCCTCATCCTCATGGTGCTCGGCGGCACGATGGTGGGTTCGTTGTTCTCCGCCGATGCCTGGAACAACATCACCTTCACCGCAGGCGAGATCAAGGATCCTCGCCGCAACTTGCCGCGCAGCTTGGTCCTCGGCGCCGTTCTCGTCATCGGCCTCTATCTGCTGGCGAATCTCGCCTTCGTGACCTCGCTCCCCGTGGCCGGCACCGAAGGCGCGCTCACGCCTCTCGAGCGCGGCATCGCCCACGCCCAGGACGACCGGGTCGGCACCGCGGTGCTCGAGCTGGCCTCGCCCAAGCTCGGCGTGGCACTCATGGCCCTCGCCATCATGATGTCCACCTTCGGCTGCGTGAACGGCATGACCCTCATGGGGGCGCGCCTCTACTACGCCATGGCACAGGATCGCCTCTTTTTCCAGGCCGTGGGCCGGCTGAACGAGCGTGGGGTCCCTGCCGCCGGCCTGATCCTGCAGGGAGTCTGGTCGGCGGTCCTGGTCTTCACGGGCACCTACAGCGAGCTCCTCGACTACGTCATCTTCGCGGTGCTCTTCTTCTACGTGCTCACCGCCGCGGGGCTGTTCGTGCTCCGCCGCAAGCAACCCGACCTGGAGCGGCCTTATAAAGTGTGGGGCTACCCGTTCCTTCCTGGGGCCTATGCCGTCCTTTGCTTGCTGATCATGCTGGATCTGCTCGTCGTGAGGCCCGTGTACACCTGGCCCGGTCTCTTCCTCGTTCTGAGCGGCATCCCGGTGTACTGGTTGTGGCGTCGCCATCCGCGGCGCGCCGCGAGCCAGATCTCCTGA